In a single window of the Drosophila albomicans strain 15112-1751.03 chromosome 3, ASM965048v2, whole genome shotgun sequence genome:
- the LOC117568380 gene encoding proteasome subunit beta type-5 isoform X2 encodes MALEEICGLNKFGFMKGFDAQVKDWDQQQLQIATINLRNPYSLMAPPFENPAVNLPKILQQCNVRMEFDHGTTTLGFKYQGGVILCADSRATSGQYIGSQSMRKVVELTNYMLGTLAGGAADCVYWDRVLARECRLHELRYKSRMPVDAAARIMCNISTEYKGMGLAMGMMLAGCDDEGCKLIYVDSEGYRWNLTDEEAYDLARRAIYHATSKDAYSGGIVRLYHINDKGWKNICNTDCNDLHDIFCEETTSNDDQAHLPCTSKAWIEQKLRHDNVQARVAAVTMEKV; translated from the exons ATGGCTTTGGAGGAAATATGCggcttaaataaatttggctTCATGAAGGGTTTCGACGCTCAAGTCAAGGACTGGgatcaacagcagctgcaaattgCCACCATCAACCTTAGAAATCCTTATAGTCTAATGGCTCCGCCGTTTGAAAAT CCTGCCGTTAATCTGCCAAAGATTCTGCAGCAATGCAACGTGCGAATGGAGTTCGATCATGGCACCACAACTTTGGGCTTTAAGTATCAAGGAGGTGTGATCCTTTGCGCTGATTCACGAGCCACTTCCGGCCAGTACATTGGCTCGCAGAGCATGAGGAAGGTTGTGGAGCTCACTAATTATATGCTTGGCACCTTAGCCGGCGGCGCTGCGGACTGCGTCTACTGGGATCGAGTGCTGGCACGCGAGTGCCGGTTGCACGAGCTGCGCTACAAGAGCCGCATGCCTGTGGATGCTGCAGCCAGAATAATGTGCAATATATCCACCGAGTACAAGGGCATGGGTCTGGCCATGGGCATGATGCTGGCGGGATGTGATGACGAGGGCTGTAAGCTCATATATGTGGACTCCGAGG GGTATCGCTGGAATCTAACAGATGAGGAAGCCTATGATCTGGCCCGGCGTGCTATTTACCATGCCACCAGTAAAGATGCGTACTCGGGAGGCATTGTTCGCCTATATCACATTAACGACAAGGGCTGGAAAAACATTTGCAACACGGACTGCAACGATCTGCATGACATCTTTTGCGAGGAGACAACTAGTAATGATGACCAAGCTCATTTGCCCTGCACTAGCAAAGCATGGATTGAACAAAAACTACGACATGATAATGTCCAAGCACGAGTCGCAGCGGTGACTATGGAGAAAGTGTAG
- the LOC117568380 gene encoding proteasome subunit beta type-5 isoform X1: MALEEICGLNKFGFMKGFDAQVKDWDQQQLQIATINLRNPYSLMAPPFENPAVNLPKILQQCNVRMEFDHGTTTLGFKYQGGVILCADSRATSGQYIGSQSMRKVVELTNYMLGTLAGGAADCVYWDRVLARECRLHELRYKSRMPVDAAARIMCNISTEYKGMGLAMGMMLAGCDDEGCKLIYVDSEGMRSHGSVFSVGSGSPYALGVLDTGYRWNLTDEEAYDLARRAIYHATSKDAYSGGIVRLYHINDKGWKNICNTDCNDLHDIFCEETTSNDDQAHLPCTSKAWIEQKLRHDNVQARVAAVTMEKV; this comes from the exons ATGGCTTTGGAGGAAATATGCggcttaaataaatttggctTCATGAAGGGTTTCGACGCTCAAGTCAAGGACTGGgatcaacagcagctgcaaattgCCACCATCAACCTTAGAAATCCTTATAGTCTAATGGCTCCGCCGTTTGAAAAT CCTGCCGTTAATCTGCCAAAGATTCTGCAGCAATGCAACGTGCGAATGGAGTTCGATCATGGCACCACAACTTTGGGCTTTAAGTATCAAGGAGGTGTGATCCTTTGCGCTGATTCACGAGCCACTTCCGGCCAGTACATTGGCTCGCAGAGCATGAGGAAGGTTGTGGAGCTCACTAATTATATGCTTGGCACCTTAGCCGGCGGCGCTGCGGACTGCGTCTACTGGGATCGAGTGCTGGCACGCGAGTGCCGGTTGCACGAGCTGCGCTACAAGAGCCGCATGCCTGTGGATGCTGCAGCCAGAATAATGTGCAATATATCCACCGAGTACAAGGGCATGGGTCTGGCCATGGGCATGATGCTGGCGGGATGTGATGACGAGGGCTGTAAGCTCATATATGTGGACTCCGAGGGTATGCGCTCTCATGGGAGTGTTTTCTCAGTGGGTAGTGGTTCTCCATATGCTCTAGGTGTACTCGATACAGGGTATCGCTGGAATCTAACAGATGAGGAAGCCTATGATCTGGCCCGGCGTGCTATTTACCATGCCACCAGTAAAGATGCGTACTCGGGAGGCATTGTTCGCCTATATCACATTAACGACAAGGGCTGGAAAAACATTTGCAACACGGACTGCAACGATCTGCATGACATCTTTTGCGAGGAGACAACTAGTAATGATGACCAAGCTCATTTGCCCTGCACTAGCAAAGCATGGATTGAACAAAAACTACGACATGATAATGTCCAAGCACGAGTCGCAGCGGTGACTATGGAGAAAGTGTAG